Proteins found in one Mycoplasmopsis citelli genomic segment:
- a CDS encoding potassium channel family protein encodes MGIRHKNDIAVIGTGRFGRAVIEQLILMNKSILVIDKDEDSARNFVDEVQRVVIADAAEIKALKGIGIENIETVVVAVPDNIEIVAALQEQGVKNLIVRAINERHARVLKQIGVNIIIRPEYEAGIRTALIAGNKHFVDYSENLKELGDNFVLGTTKVISEEFSDKQIKDLNFNNFGVTIVLIKRGAITIRPQGDTVLKKDDLVTIIGEIADVTDIFKMLNEPLPPAP; translated from the coding sequence ATGGGAATTAGACATAAAAATGATATTGCAGTAATAGGAACTGGTCGTTTTGGACGAGCAGTTATTGAGCAACTTATTTTAATGAATAAAAGCATTCTAGTCATTGATAAAGATGAAGATTCAGCTCGTAATTTTGTGGATGAAGTCCAAAGAGTAGTTATTGCTGATGCAGCTGAAATTAAAGCTTTAAAAGGTATTGGAATTGAAAATATTGAAACAGTAGTAGTTGCTGTGCCAGATAATATTGAAATTGTAGCTGCCCTTCAAGAACAAGGAGTTAAAAACTTAATTGTACGAGCAATCAATGAGCGTCATGCTCGGGTTTTAAAACAAATTGGAGTTAATATTATTATTCGTCCAGAATATGAAGCTGGAATTAGAACGGCATTAATAGCAGGAAACAAGCACTTTGTTGATTATAGTGAAAATCTTAAAGAACTTGGAGATAATTTTGTTCTTGGAACTACTAAAGTTATTAGCGAAGAATTTAGTGATAAACAAATTAAAGATTTAAATTTTAACAATTTTGGAGTCACTATTGTTCTCATAAAACGTGGAGCAATTACAATTAGACCCCAAGGTGATACAGTACTAAAAAAAGATGATTTAGTTACTATTATTGGTGAAATTGCTGATGTTACTGATATTTTTAAAATGCTTAATGAACCTTTACCACCAGCACCTTAA